From Polaribacter haliotis:
TTTAGTTATTGTAACTTTGTAAATATGTCATGCTACTCTCTAATGGCATATAAATTGACAATTAGAAGTAAATTACATTCTTAACATATTTTATGCAACAATTTAAAGAGTCTAAAAAAGATAAAAAGAAACCCAATGTTTCTATGGGTAAAGCTTTTAAAACGATTATTTGGCCAAGAAGAAATTTAGTTTTTATAGGCTTAGTTTTAATTGTTATAAAAAGTTTGGCAGGTTTAATTTTACCTTGGCAAAGCAAAATTTTGTTAGACGAGGTTGTTCCAAATAAAGATTTTAAACAATTATACACATTAATAGGAATTGTTTTGGTTGCCATTTTGGTGCAAGCAATAACCTCTTTTTTATTAACCAGAATATTAAGTGTACAAGCACAATATTTAATATCCGAATTAAGAGCACAAGTACAGAAAAAAGTGTTGTCTCTGCCAATTAGTTTTTTCGACAATACAAAATCTGGTGCATTAGTTTCTAGAATTATGAGCGATGTAGAAGGCGTAAGAAACTTAATTGGTACAGGTTTAGTACAATTAGTTGGAGGGTCAATAACAGCTATAATTTCTTTAGTTATATTAATAAACTTAAATCCATGGATGACTTTATTCGTCTTTTTACCCATTTCAATTTTCGGAATTGTAGCACTAAAAGCATTCAAATTTATACGTCCCATTTTTAGAACTCGTGGTAAAATTAATGCAGAAGTAAAAGGAAGATTAACAGAAACCTTAGCAGGAGTTCGAGTAATAAAAGCATTTAATGCAGAAGAACAAGAAAATACAGTTTTCGAAAAAGGCGTAGATAAATTATTTCAGAATGTAAAAAAGAGTTTAACAGCAACTGCTTTAATGACGAGTTCTTCTACTTTTTTAATTGGAGTAGCGACTACAGGAATTATGGGAATTGGAGGTTATTATATGATTCAAGGAGAAATGACGGCTGGAGAATTTTTGTTTTTCACATTAATACTTGGTTTTATGATTGCACCAATAGTACAAATGAGCAACATTGGTAGTCAGTTAACAGAAGCTTTGGCAGGTTTAGATAGAACAGAAGAATTAATGAATATGGCTGCAGAAGAAGATGACGAAAACAGAACCATCTCTCTAAAAGATGTAAAAGGAGAAATTATTTTTAACGATGTTTCTTTCGCTTATGAAGAAGGTAAAGAGGTTTTAAATAATATTAGTTTTCAAGTGCCTTCTGGCTCTGTAACTGCGTTGGTTGGGAGTTCTGGTTCAGGAAAATCGACTATTGCAGGTTTATCTGCAACATTTTTAAAGCCAAAATCTGGTAAAGTTACTATCGATAATAACGATATGTCTAAAGTAAAACTTTCCAGCTACAGAAAGAATTTAGGTGTAGTTTTACAAGACGAATTTTTGTTCGAAGGAACCATTAGAGAAAACATTCTATTTCCAAGACCAAATGCCACAGAAAAAGAATTGCAAAATGCTGTAAAAGCCGCTTATGTAAACGAATTTGCAGACAGATTTGATGATGGGTTAGATACTTTAATTGGAGAAAGAGGTGTAAAACTATCTGGCGGACAAAGACAACGTTTGGCAATTGCAAGAGCTATTTTGGCAAACCCAAAAATCATAATTTTAGACGAAGCAACGTCGAGTTTAGATACAGAAAGTGAAGCTTTAATTCAAAAAAGTTTATCAGAATTAATAAAAGACAGAACCACCATTGTAATTGCCCACAGATTGAGTACCATCAAGCAAGCAGACCAAATTTTAGTCATAGAAGCTGGGAATATCGTAGAAAGAGGAACACATAACGAACTGATAAAATTAGAAGGAAGATATTTCGATTTGTACACCTACCAAGCGAAAATATAATTTTATAACTTTGGTTTTTTGGGCGTTTTAACGGGCTTTTCGCTACAATCTTTTGCCAGAAAAAGGCAAAAGGATTTCCACTGCAATCCCTAACGCGCATACTCAATCCTTAAAAAATGAATAAATTTTCTTAATAATAAATTCATTGTATTTTTGTAATTATCAAATTTTAAAATCGACTTTATCAAAAAATAAAATCAAACTAAAAAATGAAAAAAATAATTTTATTACTAATTATTGCAGTAACAGTTTCTTGTAAAAATGAATCAAAAAAAGAAACTAAAAAAGTAAAAAATGTTGAGGTTAAAAAAGAAAATTTCCCAACAGAATTAGGAAAAGTTTTTGAAAAACACGGTGGAATTGATACTTGGAGAAAAGCTCAGGTTTTGTCTTTTAATAAAGGAGAAGAAGTTCATACAGCAGATTTACATTCAAGAAAAACAGTAGTGAATTCACCAACATATTCTTTAGGTTTCGATGGTAAAGAAGTTTGGTTAGATGAAGAGGTAAAAGGTTCTTATAAAGGAAACCCAACTTTTTATTATAATTTATATTTCTACTTTTATGCAATGCCTTTTGTCTTGGCAGATGATGGAATTATTTATGATAAAGTAGACGATTTAGTTTTTGAAGGAACAAATTATCCTGGTTTTAAAATTTCTTACAAATCTAATGTTGGTACTTCACCAGATGATAATTACATAGTGTATTACAACCCTAAAACGTATCAAATGGAATGGTTAGCATATACAGTTACGTTTAAGTCTAAAGAGCCAAGTGAAAAGTTCAATATTATAAAATACAATTCTTGGGAAAACGTAAACGGATTACTTTTACCAAAAGCAATTACTTGGTATAAAAAAGATGAAAACGGAATTCCAATAGAACCTGCAAAACCGGCAACAGAATTTACATTGCCATTAATTAGCCAAGGTAAATTAGCAGATTCGTTTTTTGAAAATCCAGTAAAATAAGTGTTTAGAAAACTGTGTCAATTTACAGTTTGTTAAATTATTTTAAAAGTGAAGTAATTTTCTCATAAACAGAAACATAATATTCATGAAACCTCGGAAGCAAAACGTTTTCGAGGTTTTTTGTGTTCTTTAAAACCGCCAAATCGAATAATTGTAAACCAGCAACTTCCTCAATTTGCATGGTTAAACTCTCTACAGGAACTTTTAATTCCGCAATAAAAACATGATGATGTTCATTGTCTTGAATTCCGTTAGCATGAGAAACTTGATGAATTCTTGTGCCAATTTTAACCAACTCTTTTTCTTGTAATTCAAGTCCAATTTCTTCAAAAACTTCTCTCTTTGCTGACGATAAAATAGATTCTCCAGCACTAATATGTCCTGCCACAGAAATATCCCACAAACCAGGAAATACTTTTTTTGTTAACGCTCTTTTTTGAAGCAGTATTTTCTTGTTCGAAGTAAAAAGCCAAATATGCACAGTTGCATGAAACCAACCGTTTTTATGAGCTTCCGATTTTAATGCTGTTTTTCCTGTTTGTTTTCCTTCAGGAGTTAAAATATCTATAAGTTCATCCATTCTATAAACAAGCTATAATACAATCTGTTAATTTATTAAAATCTTCTTTTGTATTGTATAAATGACATGAAATACGAATATAATTTCCTCTAAAAGAAATAAAGATATTTTCTTCTTTCAGTTTTGTCTTTAGTTGTTCAATATCTAATTGTTTTGGTAATTCAACTCCGAATAAATGATGTGTTCTAAAATTATCTTCTTCAATAAAACAACCAATTTCTTTTAGTTTTAAAACGGCATCAAAAGTAATTTCTTTACAATATTCTTGTATCGATTTAGGTGCCCATTCAATAACTTGTTTTAAAGCTTCAATTTGCATTTTAATGTAAATAAAACTTGCGTGTTCTCCAGCAGAATATCTATTTGCTAAAGGTTTGTATTTAGTTTGGTAAGAAGTTAAACCACTCATATTTTCGCTGTTTAAACGATTAGACCAATTTTCTTCTAACGGATTTCCATTATCGAAATATTCGCCAAAATATGCGTAACCACAACCATAAGGTCCAAAAAGCCATTTGTAACCTGCGCAAATTAATGCATCTGGGTTTATTTCTTTAACTGAAAATGGTAACGCACCAACAGACTGACTTCCATCAATAATTAATAATGCATTATGTTCTGTAGCTTTTTTTCTGATGGATTTCAAATCAAACAAAGTTCCATTTGCCCAATAAATGTTGCCTAAAGTAACAACAGCTGTTTTATTAGAAATTGAATTTAGAATTGCTTCATTCCATTTTTCTCCTCTGTTTTTAGTTGTTTTTGGCATCGAAACAATAGTTAGTTTCGCATTAAATTTATTTGCCAACTTTTCCCAAACGTAATAATTACTTGGAAACTGACCTTCAACTAAAAGAATCTCATCACCTTTATTTAATGTAATATTATTTGCAACAGTTGCCAAACCATAAGAAGCAGAAGGTATGTTTGCTATTCTATTATAATCGTTAACACTAATTAGTTTTGCAAACAGTTTTTTTACTTCTTTTACAGGTTCAAAATAACTATTTCCAGTAATTTTAAAAGGATTGCTCTTTTCTAAAACACCTTCAATTCCTGCTTGTTCAACGGTTTTAAAAGAGGGTGATTGACTAGCAATATTTAAATAAGTGATTTCTTCTGGAATACTAAAAAGAAGTTTTTGGTTTGGTAAAGTCATATTTTTTAAAATGAAAAAGCGCACAATAATTTGTGCGCTTTAAAATTAATGTTTTTATTTATTAATCAAAATAAGAAAAAGTTTCTCCGTCTTTAATTTTTAACAACGTTTCATAAATCATTTTAATAACATTTTCAACATCATCTCTATGCACCATTTCTACTGTCGTGTGCATATAACGTAGAGGCAAAGAAATTAAAGCAGAAGCAACACCACCATTGCTATAAGCAAAAGCATCTGTATCTGTTCCTGTTGCTCTAGATAATGCAGAACGCTGAAAAGGAATCTTTTTTTCTTCGGCAGTTTCTGTAATTAAATCACGTAATTTTTGTTGTACAGCAGGTGCATAAGCAACAACAGGCCCTTTACCAATTTCTAAAAGTCCGGCTTTTTTCTCCTCAATCATTGGAGTTGTAGTATCGTGAGTAACATCTGTTACAATTGCTACATTTGGTTTTATTGTTTGAGTAATCATTTCTGCTCCACGTAAACCAATTTCTTCTTGCACAGAATTTGTTATGTACAATCCAAAAGGTAATTCTTTTTTGTTTTCTTTTAATAAACGAGCAACTTCAGCAATCATAAAACCACCCATTCTATTGTCTAATGCTCTACAAACAAACTTATCTCCGTTTAAAATATGAAATTCATCTGGGTACGTAATTACGCAACCAACATGAATTCCTAAAGCTTCTACTTCTTTTTTTGTTGCACAACCAGTATCAATAAAAATGTTGTCTGGTTTTGGTGCTTCTTCTTTAGATTTATCTCTTGTATGTATAGCTGGCCAACCAAAAACACCTTTTACAATTCCGTTTTTTGTGTGAATATTTACAATTTTACTTGGTGCAATTTGAT
This genomic window contains:
- a CDS encoding DUF6503 family protein; the encoded protein is MKKIILLLIIAVTVSCKNESKKETKKVKNVEVKKENFPTELGKVFEKHGGIDTWRKAQVLSFNKGEEVHTADLHSRKTVVNSPTYSLGFDGKEVWLDEEVKGSYKGNPTFYYNLYFYFYAMPFVLADDGIIYDKVDDLVFEGTNYPGFKISYKSNVGTSPDDNYIVYYNPKTYQMEWLAYTVTFKSKEPSEKFNIIKYNSWENVNGLLLPKAITWYKKDENGIPIEPAKPATEFTLPLISQGKLADSFFENPVK
- a CDS encoding ABC transporter ATP-binding protein, giving the protein MQQFKESKKDKKKPNVSMGKAFKTIIWPRRNLVFIGLVLIVIKSLAGLILPWQSKILLDEVVPNKDFKQLYTLIGIVLVAILVQAITSFLLTRILSVQAQYLISELRAQVQKKVLSLPISFFDNTKSGALVSRIMSDVEGVRNLIGTGLVQLVGGSITAIISLVILINLNPWMTLFVFLPISIFGIVALKAFKFIRPIFRTRGKINAEVKGRLTETLAGVRVIKAFNAEEQENTVFEKGVDKLFQNVKKSLTATALMTSSSTFLIGVATTGIMGIGGYYMIQGEMTAGEFLFFTLILGFMIAPIVQMSNIGSQLTEALAGLDRTEELMNMAAEEDDENRTISLKDVKGEIIFNDVSFAYEEGKEVLNNISFQVPSGSVTALVGSSGSGKSTIAGLSATFLKPKSGKVTIDNNDMSKVKLSSYRKNLGVVLQDEFLFEGTIRENILFPRPNATEKELQNAVKAAYVNEFADRFDDGLDTLIGERGVKLSGGQRQRLAIARAILANPKIIILDEATSSLDTESEALIQKSLSELIKDRTTIVIAHRLSTIKQADQILVIEAGNIVERGTHNELIKLEGRYFDLYTYQAKI
- a CDS encoding aminotransferase class V-fold PLP-dependent enzyme, which gives rise to MTLPNQKLLFSIPEEITYLNIASQSPSFKTVEQAGIEGVLEKSNPFKITGNSYFEPVKEVKKLFAKLISVNDYNRIANIPSASYGLATVANNITLNKGDEILLVEGQFPSNYYVWEKLANKFNAKLTIVSMPKTTKNRGEKWNEAILNSISNKTAVVTLGNIYWANGTLFDLKSIRKKATEHNALLIIDGSQSVGALPFSVKEINPDALICAGYKWLFGPYGCGYAYFGEYFDNGNPLEENWSNRLNSENMSGLTSYQTKYKPLANRYSAGEHASFIYIKMQIEALKQVIEWAPKSIQEYCKEITFDAVLKLKEIGCFIEEDNFRTHHLFGVELPKQLDIEQLKTKLKEENIFISFRGNYIRISCHLYNTKEDFNKLTDCIIACL
- a CDS encoding NUDIX hydrolase, which produces MDELIDILTPEGKQTGKTALKSEAHKNGWFHATVHIWLFTSNKKILLQKRALTKKVFPGLWDISVAGHISAGESILSSAKREVFEEIGLELQEKELVKIGTRIHQVSHANGIQDNEHHHVFIAELKVPVESLTMQIEEVAGLQLFDLAVLKNTKNLENVLLPRFHEYYVSVYEKITSLLK
- a CDS encoding M42 family metallopeptidase; this translates as MAKKSILNKESLTFLEKYLNNAAPTGYEWEGQKIWMEYLKPYVDEFITDTYGSAVGVINPDAKYKVVIEGHADEISWYVNYISENGLIYVIRNGGSDHQIAPSKIVNIHTKNGIVKGVFGWPAIHTRDKSKEEAPKPDNIFIDTGCATKKEVEALGIHVGCVITYPDEFHILNGDKFVCRALDNRMGGFMIAEVARLLKENKKELPFGLYITNSVQEEIGLRGAEMITQTIKPNVAIVTDVTHDTTTPMIEEKKAGLLEIGKGPVVAYAPAVQQKLRDLITETAEEKKIPFQRSALSRATGTDTDAFAYSNGGVASALISLPLRYMHTTVEMVHRDDVENVIKMIYETLLKIKDGETFSYFD